DNA sequence from the Xyrauchen texanus isolate HMW12.3.18 chromosome 32, RBS_HiC_50CHRs, whole genome shotgun sequence genome:
GTAGAGACGTCTACTGCTGTACAGAGAGGAAGTGAAGCTGAAGTTGAAACAGTCTCCTCACAGAGTAACTTTTCACCATATTGAGCCTTCAACCGTCTGTTTACTCTTGAAGTGTGTTCCACTAATGCTTTGACTACCCATGGACTTTTGGTTTACAAACCATAAAATGGACAAATAGAACATGGACATAATGGACGTTCCAGGATCCTTTTTAGACACAATATTCCATTTAAAGCAAATTGTCAAAGACTATAAAACCACTATCCACTTGGCCAGGACAGTCAAGCCAGAAGTCAACTACTGCTTTTGAGGTGTTTCCTTGAAATCATCTGCTGAAATTTTCCTTTGGAGAAGTTTAGTCTGctctaaccatgattttaagaAAAAAACTGTACTTAGGTGCCCTGCTAGgagctattttgtttttaatgatagCTGCTCACACCATTCAGAAGGCCAATGTTGTACCAATTGCAATATTACCCACTCAAAGCACTGTCAGGATACAGACGAAGAGCCAGACACAGTCACATCCTGTTACAAAGCCAAGGCGAGTTCTTTCCTGTAACTGTCAATCTTGTGTAGCAGACACAAATTTGTCAGAGTGGTTTGACCAACGCTACAATCACAACCAGCGACCTTACCTCACCAGCATGGAAAATGACATAGATCCACTCTCTCTAAAGTGGTGGCTGGTAAGTGCCAGAATGCAAGCATTTCATCTATGGTCTATGTTCTTGACTGTTAAAGAGAGTTTGCATATAATCATCCACAGTTAAAGGAACAGCATGCAATGCAATGTAAAAAATAGCACTGAAAACCTTCAACATCAAGTTTCTTATAAATCTGATGGGAGtaattgttttgattttaaaatattttttttcatatcccagcttaataggCAGAGACCAACTATAAGTACATTTTTTGTAGTTTGATTCACACAGAAGTGTAAAACTGTGGCTGTGTGCCCAGCAatgcatcatttactcaaccagtGGTgagagtttggggcaggactatctgtttataCTACCAATGGAGGACGGCTGAGTTTActagaatctgtttgaaaaccataataattttttgtgctgttttaattGGTGAAGCTAGtggagcagaaattacacacttaagcttaaaggatagttgacccaaaatgtACTCATCTCTCATGTACTCACCACCATAccatcccagacatgtatgactttctttcatctgcagaacacaaacaaagatttttagaagaatatttcagctctgttgttacatacaattcaagtgaatggtagACATAACTTTGAAacttcaaaaagcatataaaggcagcataaaagttgtccatatgattccagtggtttaatccatatatttagaagcaatatgataggtgtgggtgagaaacagatcaatatttaagtcctttttttactataaatctccactttcaatttcactttcacattcttcgtaTATAAGGCCAcctaatgggcaaggaggagaatttattgtaaaacatttaaatttttggttgaactatccctttgaattgAAATCGTTTTTGATAGCGGAATTCCTGGTTAGGAACTAGTCGCAATCCTGAGGAGGAAAATTAACCAATCACTCAATTGCGGCAAAAAACCTTCGGGAAAAGAGTTTAGCAGGGACCGCCCACTTCCATGAGTCGCTCTCCCTACATTgtcaaactacttgtatatttgaATATACCTGAATATAAGGCAATgtactttaaatattaatatttaaatatatgattttatggttataatcaacaactttaaatcaatgaagggtatttttctattatttttaatttaattatgcaaTTCACAATGGTTCATGGGATTGTAATTTCTTCCCTCATTACAGATGGTGGTATGTACACAGTCTGTACCTTTtgactttttgtcagattttcaaatatttttttccttaaaatgaaaatatgtacAGCTGTGATTCACCTCGGTGCTGGTTAATTTGATTCGTGGCTTAGAACCAGTGTTAAACTCATCAATGAAATCACTGACGAAAATGTTCGTTGGTGAAGGGTTGATAATGAATACGAGACAAAAAAGAcgataattaaacaattttattaaagcatactgttgatgaaaatatgatatTACAAATTACATCTGAACAGACAAAGAAGCGaatgtacggaagaggattagggccaagcaataataaaaaaaaataaagccatctcgagattaaagtcattataatgcgagattaaactcgttaaatttcgaggaaaaagtctaaatacaatcttgagaataaactcattaaatatcgagattaaagtcattataatgcgagattaaactcgttaaatttcgagaaaaagtctaaatacaatcttgagaataaactcattaaatatcgagattaaagtcattataatgcgagattaaactcgttaaatttcgaggaaaaagtctaaatacaatcttgagaataaactcattaaatatcgagattaaagtcattataatgcgagattaaactcgttaaatttcgagaaaaaagtcgaaatacaatcttgagaataaactcattaaatatcgagaataaagtcattataatgcgagattaaactcgttaaatttcgagaaaaaagtcgaaatacaatcttgagaataaactcattaaatatcgagaataaagtcgttgtgtttcgagaaaaaactcgttaagtttaatcttgcattataatgacttttttCTTTAAAGTTGCTGGATTTCTGTGTGCAATTCCTGTTGTTTCTATCCATGCACCTTGTGAGTAGCACCAGATCTACTTCTACAACCAAAAAAGAAGCAACATTGGCATCACTGCTCATGTTTTCTCCATCATCAAATCTTTCCACCTCGTGTGTGCCATACtgatgtttactctagtttttttTGCCCGTCTTTCTGTCTTGCTTCAGACCTTTTTCGCTTCTTCAGCAGTACAGCTACTGAATCTTCTGTTGTCTCTGCTCCTAAAACACAAGTATGTTCCATTGTATTCTTTTTGCTCttagcatcaccaaacaacacCGTGCTAAGCATAGCCAAGCATATCTACATAGGCGGCATGAGGATTTTCTTCAAAGTTTAGTGAAACACAGAGGACCATGTCATATCAACATGgcgaaacacattgaaggggTGACCCACACCAtgtattataaaaacaatttttatagAGCACTATTTTGAGTAGTCTTCAACTCATGTGTGTACAGTACATcattcagatcactcttcacaaaaacaattaatttgttaatgtgtaaaactttttaaattagccCAAAATTACTGAATGCGccttaaatatattaattgtatgatattatttcaggagctcagatTTTCACATCGACActggaaacattttttttaagtggagtttacttaaaaaaaaaccttagtAAACAATTTCTATATCGAAATTGCTAGTAAATTTAACAGACCATATTTTCAAGCAAAGGTACACACAATTCTTGTTGGTTTAATTAGAAATTCTCAAGTAATTTAACTTTGCAATACTctttcaagtaaatatatctcACTCTTTATTGTGGATATTTTACTCAAGAAATGTCACACTGAATTAAACCATGCTTTATAAACTGTACTAGCATATCAATGTTTTAAACATACTTAGACACACGTACCACATGAAACATGGCAGCCTTCCACAGAGAAGCTTAATGCATGCAACGTAGTCTATTAGACATCATCACCTTTAATTGTGATTGAAACAAGATTCAGAGCTGCCCACACAGACCTGAatacttggtgcacaaaacacaatgacgtaacaatcaacagatacattttttttttattgtgaatgGGTAATTTTGAGTAAACAAATTAACTTAAGACTTCACCAAACCAAAAGTTATCAAACTTAAAAAAATCACCAATAAAACGGTGTGAATCAACTTGctaacagtgaaaccatgcaagctaatTTATTATGCATGCTGGGAAAGTAAAATGTACTCAAAAAAGCTAATAAagatgacaaggttttctactttaggattgaaaCATGATGAGGCATTGTAAATATAACTAACAGTCCAGATGTTACTAACAAGCGGGCATTCATTTTGACaagtttgaattgagtacaaatgttgAATTTACAATGTAGAAAGGACtcaatcttttctgctatatttacttaacTACAAAATCATTTATTTCAGAACAGTTGtacatttattgtatgtgtaGCCTTTGTACAGCCTTTGGCCTCTCTTAAGGCAAAAGTATACTTCGCGTGTCCATGTTGCTGATCGCTCCACGCACAGTATGCGtgacgcaaatttcgtcatcagccgCGTGGCCTGACCGCACGCCACACAGGTTATCTTGACCAGCAGACGCGGTCTTTGTCTGTGCGTGTCGTCTGCGCATGCGCTGCCCATTGACTGAactaaaagagtgtcacaaagcagttgtgTGCATGCGTTGAATGCGCTCCTATTAATTTGCGGTCAGAAAAGTATATTCAGAAAGGCAACACAGTCAGCCAGATGTGATCCAGAATGtgcaaaaacaaagtatacctagGCCTTAAGCTAGAGACAGAATAGCTTTCAGGATGCTCAGGCATGCCTCTACAGTAGTGTCATCATAGCTACAGATATAATTTCATCCGTACGGCACACAGACTCACCAGGAAAGACAACAGCTGGTGTGTGCATTACAGAGCCTCTCATGTGCACTTACTACCATCATGTGCCTGCTAAACATTATTAAAACACATGGTGGTGGATCCCCCAAGCTGCAGTCTGGTTATCTGGTTTCCTCTAATAAAAAACTTAATTCTCCCCAGGGAACATGGGAGCAAACAGACCAACAGTCTGAATACACCACCCTTCGGCCCAGACTTGTGTTTCAGTAAGGTTTAATTTAGCCTAATTTAAGTCTTTCCGCTTTTGCATGACACTGAGAGTGCACCCAGATAAGCCTGACATTGGTATGCCTCAGGTGTCTTGAGTTTCCATCCACGTGCTACATAGAAATAGTGGGCAGTATTTTAAAGGCATATACAGCATGCTATTACACAGGAAGGCCAGGCAAACAAATAATGTGTACGTGTATTGACTTTAGATATCCCAAATGTATATTCTCTTTAATAGCTGGTTTGATAGCATTCAGATGTTTGCCATTTACTGTAAATTGTAAGTTTTAATGATGATATTGTTTTGCATAGTCTTTGCAGGCATCTGACGGGACTATCAAGGATGTCACCCAGAAGATGTTTAAGATCATATCTCCTCCACCTGTGGATAAGAAGCCTCGGCAAAACCAGTGCCGGACATGTGCAGTTGTTGGAAATTCTGGGAATCTGTTGAAGTCCAAATATGGAGCCTTGATAGATTCCCATTCAACTGTTTTTCGGTGTGTCCCATCTATTTCAATAACCAGCGCTTTCTGTTCTTTGTATGACCAATCTCAGTTCCacttcattttctttcattttttttaggCCTTTAGTTTAAAAGTATGCAAGAGTGAAAGTAGACAATGTTAAAGCTTTTTTgcagaatagttcacccacaaatattctgtcataattgactTCCAACCCGgtatgatttctttcttctgcagaacataaaaggAAAACTATAAATTAATATCCTGGTTcatctttttaatacaatggcagtgatTATTGACTCCTGAGTCTCGAgcttgactgctgtgtgcattttccatttacctTTTGATTTGTAACTGGCAACCCctaagaaaaatgcaaaatattaaactttcctaaaaatgtatgtcaacatATATGGACAGCGCGACTAATctgtgacatttaaaataatatcgaGCTATACaaagttaaaaaaacaattatcaaattgtttattatgttcccaggagtgttggttattcatgtttttgagacattacagatattacaacactaattagcataattaattctgagtTAAAGTAATTGCCAGTATCATACATTCACTGCcaattatgttaaaataaaattatacattctcaatctatgtactgattaccattgtcccatgtctgacaaacatgttgagtggtccaaacctCAACTGCagcctaaaactgaacttttggtcagattttaagaGTGAATTCACTTATAGCTATAGAACGCTCCCTTGATATCTATTTAGtgagtgacttaacctccagtgtgctgtctgtctgcaatggtctcaaaatgcaccttatttgtatcccaactccatataaagcctctaaaaCAATGAACCTATTGTTTCTCAATGTGATGATGCACAGTAAAtctaggatttctaaggaaaaatgcACTGAAGTacacattgtgtttagcagtgtgacATTTCGCGATAAATCgcaaaaaattgtaaaattgcaTTTCGGTTGAAACTAGAGactactcttttgactcaaacaggtttcaatgtaaaaacttaattaggtttcttaccagatgtagttttgtttgtgtttttcccaaagacaaactctgttgctttgtcacatgactcagtgctttaaaagtttaaccctttatagacacacagagtctcctgaactgcgatcaatttggtttaaattattttaaatgataagtTGCTTATAGTAAAGCCAAACCTTTAACCTCATCCAAACATCCACAGATGTTCCATGAGGTTAAAGCTTAGAAATGAACCCAAATGTATCACGGAAGTAGTCCCTATCTATTCCAAGTCAAGGCATtaaggttttggtgagaaacagctcaaagTTTAAGACATTTTTCTGTGACAATCTTGACATTTGTTGCATATTCATGACAGCATGAGACAGCTCGTTCACAGTGGCTTGTGTGTTCAGGCAACTACTTGCGTTGTTTTTAGTGGTAAACAACACAAGTTCTTGCTTGAACATGCAAGGAactgtgaacgagcttctctcttacaattttgggtgaacttttccgttgtgtttaaatatttttgtcatttcaaagCATGAAAGctctttaataatataataattgtacaaGTTTCCTTTTTACTGGAAATTCCCACAGAATGAATAAAGCCATAACCTTGGGTTACGAGGTAGATGTTGGTAAGAGGACCACACACCACTTCATGTACCCAGAGAGCGCAATTGATCTCGCCCCTGCTGTCCATCTTGTCCTTCTTCCCTTCAAACTGCGAGACATGCAGTGGTTGACCAGCGCCCTTTCCACGGGAGAGATCAAAATGTACGTCTTTGCCCAAACCTTTCAGGAAATTAATTGTTTGGTAGGACTTGATTTTCTACGGAGCGCTTTAGAGGACAGGGATGAAATTATTTTTTCCTGAAATCACTATAAATTACcgttggttttactatagtaatattgtagactgtTGTGACCATGgattttggtggaaaccatggtttgaatacaattaaccatgattttactatagtaatattttacaaacaaagactgttgcaaccatgttttgtttttttctgaaacAATTATTTGGATACAATTTACCATGGTCTTACAGTAATAATGTACTATCCaaatagtaaccatagttttactataaaATATAAACTCACTGaacaatttattaggaacacgatggtccttataaagtgcccaacgtggtcttctgttgttgttgcCCATCCTCCAATAGGTTCGATgtgttatgcattctgagatgctattctgctcactacaattgtacagagcggttaactgagttactgtagcctttctgtcagctcgaaccagtctggccattctctgttgacctctctcgtcaacacGGCATTTCcgcccacagaactgctgctcactggatgtttttttgttttggcaccattctgagtaaattctagagactgttgtgtgtgaaaatcccagaagatcagcagttacacaaatactcaatccagtccatctggcactcacaatcatgtcatggtctaaatcattaaaatatttttttgtacccATTCTGGTGgtggatgtgaatattaactgaatctcctgactgaaatctgcattattttatgcattgcactgctaccacacaattggctgattagataatcgcaagaataagtaggtgaacaggtgttactaataaagtACTCGGTGAgtatagttttactacagtaatattgtagtaaccatgactgttgtAGTAACCTtggttaatcttgtggttactatttttactaaaattatcatagtaaaaccatggttagtcTTCAAAAgggttaaccatggttttaatacagtaaacatAACTGaactaaattatgatttttatttcaatagttgtggttttcatgtaatattattatggtttcactacaaatatcatggttaaaatatggttactgtagaaaACATGTACCTCCCTGTCCTCTGAGGGGCTCCGTAGTTATCAGAAATAACAATCTGAAAAGATTCAGATTTCGCATATGCTCTTGCTCTAAAAGTATTTGTGATTCTCAAACAGGACATATATGAGAGTGAAAAATCGTGTAAAAGCTGATAAAGACAAGGTGAGAGTACATTACCGCTTTAATTAAAGCTTGTAATTCCATAAACAGATCAGTCTTTTATGCCTCATTCTCTCTCTTGTGTTTGCATTTCAGGTGATAGTTGTAAATCCAGCCTTCTTTAAGTACATACATGACAGATGGACAGAGCATCATGGAAGATATCCTTCCACTGGGATAGTAGCCGTTATATTTGCTCTGCACCTTTGTGATGAGGTATGTACTTTTATAGACAGCCAAGTAAAATATTGAGCATATTATTCATGCATCAAAAGAGTCCTGCAGTGACCGGCAACTCCCAtaacacactgtgaatgatgccATCCAGTCGGTCTCTGAACTGGATTGACTACTTATATTGATATTAGTATATTTTGATCTAAGTATATTAATTCTATacttcaactttaaatcaatagttttaaaattttctgctgttttttatttgattacatcattcgcaatgcttcatggatttgtagtccattccctcatgaaagacgttaagtacacagtcttctACTTTCTAATTTTGCCTTtgtccaatttttttaaatactttttttgcttcaaatcgaAGTTTGTAATGCTGTGATTTCTCTCAAACCTTGTTGATTTGTTTCATgatttagaactcttttatgaaggattttatgaaatccctttgGGTAAAAATGTATAGGAAAAAACTTCCAGAATCATGACGCCTAAGAAAGTGGGCAGGAACTAGATTACGTAACCGTTTACGTCCTATAAAGGCTATCGGCTATTGGAAAAAGTGACAAGCCCTTAGAAATGTCCACCCCAACTTCCTGGGAAATACACTCaatggccactttattaggtagtcctgtacatctacatattcatgtgattatctaatcagccaatcgtgtggcagctgtgtaatgtataaaatcatgcagatatgggtcaggagcttcagttaatgttcacatcaaccatcagaactgctgatctcctgggattttcactagCAACAGTCTctgtgtatagagaatggtgcaaaaaaacatccagcaagcggcatggaaacaccttgttgatgagagaggtcaacggagaatgggcagactggttcgagctaacagaaaggcatctcagaatgcagaacatgtcgaaccttgaggcggatgggctacaacagcagaagaccaggcaatgtttttccagttgtctactgtccagttttggtgagcctgtacccactgcagcctcagtctCCTGTTCTAAACTGACAGTAATGGTACCCGGAGGGGTCATCTGCTGCtgcagcccatccgcctcaacgttcgatgtgttgtgtgttaaaaaatgcttttctgcatagcactgttgtaacatGTGtatatttgggttactgtcaccttcctgtcccaaaaaaatcccaggagatcagcagttacagaaataatcaaacaagcccgtctggcaccataaatcatgccacagtctaaatcactgagatcacatttttccccccattctgatggttgatgtgaacattaactgaagctccacatgattggctgattagataattgcatgaatatattgatgtacaggtgttcctaataaagtggccggtgagtgtatccCAGGGgtcttctttaaatgtgtgttggaCATCATTT
Encoded proteins:
- the LOC127626312 gene encoding CMP-N-acetylneuraminate-beta-galactosamide-alpha-2,3-sialyltransferase 2-like — protein: MILRKKLYLGALLGAILFLMIAAHTIQKANVVPIAILPTQSTVRIQTKSQTQSHPVTKPRRVLSCNCQSCVADTNLSEWFDQRYNHNQRPYLTSMENDIDPLSLKWWLSLQASDGTIKDVTQKMFKIISPPPVDKKPRQNQCRTCAVVGNSGNLLKSKYGALIDSHSTVFRMNKAITLGYEVDVGKRTTHHFMYPESAIDLAPAVHLVLLPFKLRDMQWLTSALSTGEIKMTYMRVKNRVKADKDKVIVVNPAFFKYIHDRWTEHHGRYPSTGIVAVIFALHLCDEVSVFGYGADHQGNWHHYWEDNRYAGAFRKTGVHNADFEMEIIRRLSKEGKIKLYR